In a genomic window of Holophagaceae bacterium:
- a CDS encoding ABC transporter permease, with protein MHPLDMIALTSSSLTKNRLRGVLTTLGIVIGVAAVIVMIGIGEGSKKATQDIIRSMGTNVIIVHPSSHSRAVAGPLGLGAVPTLTFEDAEAIQRELKDTVAAATPVVRSPRPAVYQNTNWLVGTVLGVNPMYPSINPWNLEKGRYFSDEEVRNQAKVCVLGKTVQENLFLQGEDPIGKTIRIGKLPFEVVGVLERKGGGPRGDQDDTIHAPYTTVMRKVMGRDRIQQIAISVAREDLIVQAEAEITTLLRQRHRLKLDDENDFNIHLQQDWLDAAAEQSGVITMLLGIAAAISLVVGGVGISNVMLVAVTERTQEIGLRRSVGATQRNVMFQFFFEALALSVSGGVLGIGLAFASLWILQKLGLQALTQGWAVALGFGFSFLVGTAAGFFPALKAAKLSVIDAIRSE; from the coding sequence ATGCATCCACTGGACATGATTGCCCTCACTTCCTCCAGCCTGACGAAGAACCGGCTCCGGGGAGTGCTCACCACCCTCGGGATCGTCATCGGCGTCGCGGCCGTGATCGTCATGATCGGCATCGGCGAGGGCAGCAAAAAGGCGACCCAGGACATCATCCGGAGCATGGGCACCAACGTGATCATCGTGCATCCGAGTTCCCACTCCAGGGCAGTGGCCGGACCCCTGGGGCTTGGCGCGGTGCCGACCCTCACCTTTGAGGACGCGGAGGCCATCCAGCGGGAGTTGAAGGACACGGTGGCTGCGGCGACTCCAGTGGTGCGTTCGCCCCGGCCCGCGGTCTACCAGAACACCAACTGGCTGGTGGGAACTGTCCTCGGCGTGAATCCGATGTACCCGTCCATCAACCCCTGGAATCTCGAAAAAGGCCGCTATTTCAGCGATGAGGAGGTGCGGAACCAGGCGAAGGTGTGCGTCCTGGGGAAGACCGTCCAGGAGAATCTATTTCTCCAGGGCGAGGACCCCATCGGCAAGACCATCCGCATCGGCAAGCTCCCCTTTGAAGTGGTCGGCGTGCTGGAGCGCAAGGGCGGCGGTCCCCGGGGCGACCAGGACGACACGATCCACGCGCCCTACACCACCGTGATGCGCAAGGTCATGGGACGGGACCGGATCCAGCAGATCGCCATCTCCGTGGCCCGGGAGGATCTCATCGTCCAGGCCGAGGCGGAGATCACGACGCTGCTCCGGCAACGCCACCGCCTGAAGCTGGACGACGAGAATGATTTCAACATCCACCTCCAGCAGGACTGGCTGGATGCGGCGGCGGAACAGAGCGGAGTCATCACGATGCTGCTGGGCATCGCGGCCGCCATCAGTCTGGTGGTGGGAGGCGTCGGCATCTCGAACGTCATGCTGGTGGCCGTCACGGAGCGGACCCAGGAGATCGGCCTGCGCAGGTCCGTGGGCGCGACCCAGCGGAATGTGATGTTCCAGTTCTTCTTCGAGGCCCTGGCCCTGTCTGTTTCAGGCGGTGTCCTGGGAATCGGGCTGGCCTTCGCCAGCCTGTGGATTCTGCAGAAACTGGGGCTCCAGGCCCTGACCCAGGGCTGGGCGGTGGCGCTGGGGTTCGGATTTTCCTTCCTGGTGGGCACCGCGGCAGGTTTCTTCCCGGCGCTGAAAGCCGCCAAACTCAGTGTCATCGACGCCATCAGATCCGAGTGA
- a CDS encoding diguanylate cyclase, producing MKRTLHPEAAFGHLPPLRISLAYALIATCGIGVSDWVINLAPPTYSFHFAFAKDLLFVLATACLVYFFVSRELRILRQSYLALEEERSFIHSLVQSLSEGIVATDAKGSLTVVNRAAHAMAEAPELLVNPSPSQSPFRSQGGVHLGKDQHPIHRALRGETVHNLELELRTSAGTTRAILANASPIRVGNGPLGGAVMALLDLTESRRHAYQALHDALTGLPNRVLFMDRLDQALKSRSRKSFILAVLFLDLDDFKPVNDELGHAAGDVLLRAVAERMQGCLRPGDTLARFGGDEFVFLLDDLDDVQEAGMVARRVIELLERPFKLNDAVVSISGCIGGVLPADGTTAQAAVDQADAAMYQAKRLGRGRFLMVPQDSPDRGPEE from the coding sequence ATGAAGCGGACCCTCCACCCTGAAGCAGCTTTCGGACATCTACCTCCCCTTCGCATCAGCCTGGCCTACGCATTGATCGCCACCTGCGGCATTGGGGTTTCGGACTGGGTGATCAACTTAGCTCCGCCCACCTACAGCTTCCATTTCGCCTTCGCCAAGGATCTGCTCTTCGTCCTGGCCACCGCGTGCCTGGTGTACTTTTTCGTCTCCCGCGAGCTGCGGATCCTGCGGCAGTCCTACCTCGCGCTGGAAGAAGAGCGGAGCTTCATCCACTCGCTGGTCCAGAGCCTTTCGGAAGGCATCGTCGCCACCGACGCGAAGGGCAGCCTAACGGTGGTGAACCGGGCTGCCCATGCCATGGCCGAGGCGCCGGAGCTGCTCGTCAATCCTTCGCCGTCGCAGTCCCCTTTCCGAAGCCAGGGCGGCGTCCACCTGGGAAAGGACCAACACCCGATCCACCGGGCCCTGCGCGGGGAGACCGTGCACAACTTGGAGCTGGAACTGCGGACGTCCGCCGGGACCACCCGCGCCATCCTCGCCAACGCGAGTCCCATCCGGGTGGGGAACGGGCCCCTGGGCGGGGCGGTGATGGCCCTGCTGGACCTGACCGAGTCGCGCCGCCATGCCTACCAGGCCCTGCACGATGCGCTGACGGGACTGCCCAACCGGGTCCTGTTCATGGACCGCCTGGACCAGGCCCTGAAATCCCGGAGCCGCAAATCGTTCATCCTGGCGGTCCTCTTCCTCGACCTGGATGATTTCAAGCCCGTCAATGATGAGCTGGGGCACGCGGCCGGCGACGTCCTGCTGCGGGCCGTGGCCGAAAGGATGCAGGGTTGCCTGCGCCCAGGGGACACCCTCGCGCGGTTCGGCGGCGATGAATTCGTTTTCCTTCTGGATGATCTGGACGATGTCCAGGAAGCCGGAATGGTGGCCAGGCGTGTCATCGAACTATTGGAACGCCCCTTCAAGCTCAATGATGCCGTGGTCTCCATCAGCGGCTGCATCGGCGGCGTGCTTCCCGCCGACGGGACCACTGCGCAGGCCGCGGTGGACCAGGCGGACGCCGCCATGTACCAGGCCAAGCGGCTGGGGCGGGGCCGCTTCCTCATGGTGCCCCAGGACTCCCCGGACCGCGGGCCCGAGGAATGA
- a CDS encoding glycogen debranching enzyme N-terminal domain-containing protein, with the protein MEPAPGTHAVRFVGDRLQVLLNHPAAGAPGWQAFLRTNLTRGACAREEVIALAGVVSREPRTFAGASWRDIPLLGRQGNWRLDLPLTEVGHFRAKAYCVDPEGRQHWPEGSDFGLSVNPDKLRSANVVYCAFPRLFGEVPPVGPAADSASELLERDAWTAIPPSGKLRDLTAQVPHIFGSLGCRILHLLPLAPTPTTYARFGQFGSPYATLDLTAIDPALVSFDGRTTAEDQFQELADAVHARNGMVFLDLVVHHTGWGSRLMEQHPGWFRREPGGRFRNPGAWGVVWGDLVELEDSHPHLWDLLAEALLVWCRRGVDGFRCDAGYMVPLAAWQYIQARVRQLFPDTVFLLEGLGGAWELTESLLGEGGMQWAYSELFQNYDGQQVSAYLDHVVRQSERLGSLVHYSETHDNPRLAARGAGWSLMRNRLCALASVCGTFGYTCGVEWLAVQRIDVHRRSDLNWGREPNLVPELGRLADLLAEHPCFFDGARLRRMSPEGSQVLAMERISEDGEDRCLVLVNLDQEHPGSLVLSRSDGALLSASRADLLGQAIPVQRTVEDGYQVELDPAAAYCLADSPQPRGLAGEAYRQLRAQSAWALQQLAVAFPSECLGPCDWRALGALAAKDPLAFLGSMGRLDSASLESGLLGALERAMEAGQYLSAQLWEASDLQRVLPVPPDHWMLFRDPAPFRLRMRSGDVEWHVQSIPMPGCHVAAYPPRPGLREDEFDLEFLRLAEPFKREPGRIRFLSADPTPHPRARGGHVLLTNGRGGMARIPADLGPVSSKYDCLLGANLDPSGPCDRHVLVKQARVWVNADGFLTALDAVSLESVEPGPPASWTFQVHAGDGRQLRLWLEADMVQDRNAVKLRFGRSNAGEIPREAKISLTVRLYLEDRSYHQETEASEAVDGHWNASTQAMADRPGFTFQPAPDQLLRAWVSGGLYHPGPEWAHLAHSLEGERGQRDHGDAWSPGWFELPLETGGSTILTVCAEPEDPPSPVWVPPFRESFEDQLRQATRAFIAVRGEGRTVIAGFPWFLDWGRDAAVVVRGLVAGGMVSEARSVLLTLGAEERRGSLPNRLGAGGDRVTSDAPLWFALACEETAAASGQEFYETKLPDGRRLRDVLLSLGHHHLSGTEAGVRMDPESALIFSPARHTWMDTGYPACTPREGYPIEIQVLWIRFLRQLARLDGAKAREPWARLAMKAQANLERFWVQDAGWCADVLEAPEGVPASEAVPDPRLRPNQLLAVTLGCIDGSRARRMVDAATRHLLVPGALRSLAPLPAEPPRPLHAADGRPLNDPIHPYWGQYQGDEDTRRKPAYHNGTAWVWWLPIYCEALAAAWDFDAAAVAAARAQIGGLGRLLGEGCLGHLPEILDGDAPHRPRGCDAQAWSASEALRVWMRLKQPHS; encoded by the coding sequence ATGGAACCTGCTCCAGGAACCCATGCGGTGCGGTTTGTGGGAGACCGGCTCCAGGTGCTGCTCAACCACCCCGCGGCGGGGGCTCCGGGGTGGCAGGCCTTCCTGCGCACCAACCTCACCCGCGGCGCCTGCGCGCGGGAAGAGGTGATCGCCCTGGCGGGCGTCGTTTCCAGAGAACCGCGAACCTTCGCGGGAGCTTCCTGGAGGGATATTCCCCTGCTCGGAAGGCAAGGAAATTGGCGGTTGGATCTGCCCTTGACGGAAGTGGGCCATTTCCGGGCCAAGGCCTACTGCGTGGATCCGGAGGGACGGCAGCACTGGCCCGAGGGGAGCGATTTCGGCCTGTCGGTGAACCCCGACAAATTGCGCAGCGCCAACGTCGTCTATTGCGCCTTTCCGCGGCTTTTCGGCGAGGTTCCGCCGGTTGGTCCGGCGGCGGACAGCGCTTCGGAACTTCTGGAACGGGACGCTTGGACCGCCATTCCCCCATCGGGGAAGCTGCGGGATCTCACGGCCCAGGTGCCCCACATCTTCGGATCCCTGGGCTGCCGCATCCTGCACCTCCTGCCGCTGGCCCCCACGCCCACGACCTATGCGCGTTTCGGTCAGTTCGGGAGCCCCTATGCGACCCTCGATCTCACCGCCATCGACCCCGCGCTGGTTTCCTTCGACGGACGCACCACCGCCGAGGACCAGTTCCAGGAGCTGGCGGATGCGGTGCATGCCCGGAATGGAATGGTCTTCCTGGACTTGGTCGTGCACCACACTGGATGGGGATCGCGGCTGATGGAGCAGCATCCCGGGTGGTTCCGGCGCGAACCCGGCGGCCGTTTCAGAAATCCCGGGGCCTGGGGCGTGGTGTGGGGGGACTTGGTGGAACTGGAGGACAGCCATCCCCATTTGTGGGACCTCCTCGCGGAGGCGCTGCTGGTCTGGTGCCGGCGGGGTGTGGACGGTTTCCGCTGCGACGCCGGCTACATGGTTCCGCTCGCCGCATGGCAGTACATCCAGGCGCGGGTGCGGCAGCTCTTCCCGGACACGGTCTTCCTGCTGGAAGGCCTCGGCGGCGCCTGGGAATTGACCGAAAGCCTGCTTGGCGAAGGCGGAATGCAGTGGGCCTACTCCGAGCTGTTCCAAAACTACGATGGGCAGCAGGTTTCGGCCTACCTGGACCATGTGGTGCGGCAATCGGAACGCCTGGGCTCGCTGGTGCACTACAGCGAGACCCACGACAATCCCCGCCTGGCTGCGAGAGGCGCCGGGTGGTCGCTGATGCGCAACCGGCTGTGCGCGCTTGCGAGCGTATGCGGAACTTTCGGGTACACCTGCGGCGTGGAGTGGCTCGCGGTGCAGCGGATCGATGTCCACCGGCGCAGCGACCTGAATTGGGGCCGCGAGCCGAATCTCGTCCCGGAGCTCGGCCGCCTGGCGGACCTGCTGGCGGAACACCCTTGCTTCTTCGATGGAGCCCGTCTCCGCCGCATGAGCCCGGAAGGCTCCCAGGTCCTGGCGATGGAACGCATCTCCGAAGATGGAGAGGACCGATGCTTGGTGCTGGTGAACCTGGATCAGGAGCATCCTGGATCGCTAGTGCTGTCCCGTTCGGATGGTGCGCTGCTCAGCGCCAGCAGGGCGGACCTGCTGGGGCAGGCGATCCCGGTCCAACGCACGGTGGAGGATGGATACCAGGTGGAGCTGGACCCGGCGGCGGCCTACTGCCTGGCGGACTCGCCGCAGCCCCGGGGCCTGGCGGGCGAGGCCTATCGGCAACTCCGGGCCCAGTCCGCCTGGGCTTTGCAGCAACTGGCCGTCGCCTTTCCTTCCGAATGCCTGGGGCCGTGCGACTGGCGCGCCCTGGGCGCCCTGGCCGCCAAGGATCCTTTGGCCTTCCTGGGCTCGATGGGAAGGCTCGATTCGGCAAGCTTGGAATCGGGCCTCCTGGGTGCCCTGGAACGCGCCATGGAGGCTGGGCAGTATCTCTCGGCCCAGCTTTGGGAAGCCTCCGACCTGCAACGCGTGCTGCCGGTTCCGCCGGACCACTGGATGCTCTTCCGGGACCCGGCGCCATTCAGGCTCCGGATGCGCAGCGGAGATGTGGAGTGGCATGTCCAGTCCATCCCGATGCCTGGCTGCCACGTCGCCGCCTATCCACCGCGGCCCGGGCTCCGGGAGGATGAATTCGATTTGGAATTCCTCAGGCTGGCGGAACCCTTCAAACGGGAACCGGGTCGAATCCGGTTCCTCTCAGCCGACCCGACCCCGCATCCGCGCGCGCGGGGAGGGCATGTGCTCCTCACCAACGGCCGGGGAGGCATGGCCCGCATCCCGGCGGATCTGGGCCCGGTGAGTTCCAAGTACGACTGTCTACTGGGCGCGAACCTGGATCCTTCAGGGCCTTGCGATCGGCATGTGCTGGTGAAGCAGGCCCGGGTGTGGGTGAACGCCGACGGCTTCCTCACGGCCCTGGACGCGGTTTCCCTGGAGTCCGTGGAACCGGGCCCTCCGGCCTCCTGGACCTTCCAGGTGCATGCGGGGGACGGGCGCCAATTGCGCCTGTGGCTGGAAGCGGACATGGTCCAGGATCGCAATGCGGTGAAGCTCCGCTTCGGGCGCTCCAACGCCGGTGAGATTCCACGGGAAGCCAAGATCAGCCTCACCGTGCGCCTCTACCTGGAGGACCGCTCTTACCACCAGGAAACCGAGGCCTCCGAAGCGGTGGATGGCCACTGGAATGCCTCCACCCAGGCGATGGCTGACCGGCCAGGCTTCACCTTCCAGCCCGCACCCGACCAGCTGCTCCGGGCCTGGGTGAGCGGCGGCCTCTACCATCCCGGGCCGGAGTGGGCCCACCTGGCGCATTCCCTGGAGGGGGAACGTGGCCAGCGGGACCATGGCGATGCCTGGAGCCCTGGCTGGTTCGAGCTACCGCTGGAGACCGGCGGGTCCACGATCCTGACGGTTTGCGCCGAACCGGAGGATCCCCCCTCGCCGGTCTGGGTGCCCCCGTTCCGGGAAAGCTTCGAAGACCAACTGCGGCAGGCGACCAGGGCTTTCATCGCGGTCCGGGGAGAGGGACGGACCGTCATCGCAGGGTTCCCCTGGTTCCTGGATTGGGGCAGGGACGCTGCGGTGGTGGTGCGGGGCCTGGTGGCCGGCGGCATGGTTTCTGAAGCCAGGAGCGTCCTGCTGACCCTCGGCGCCGAGGAGCGCCGGGGCAGCCTGCCCAATCGCCTGGGCGCCGGTGGGGACCGGGTGACCTCCGATGCGCCCCTCTGGTTCGCCCTGGCCTGCGAGGAGACTGCCGCGGCCTCAGGACAGGAATTCTACGAAACCAAGCTTCCGGACGGCAGACGTCTTCGGGATGTGCTCCTGTCCCTGGGCCACCATCACCTTTCGGGCACCGAGGCCGGTGTGCGCATGGATCCGGAATCCGCGTTGATCTTCAGTCCGGCCCGCCATACCTGGATGGACACCGGCTACCCGGCCTGCACGCCGAGGGAAGGCTATCCCATCGAGATCCAAGTCCTGTGGATCCGTTTCCTGCGCCAGCTCGCCCGATTGGACGGAGCCAAGGCGCGCGAACCGTGGGCGCGATTGGCCATGAAGGCCCAAGCGAACCTCGAGCGATTCTGGGTCCAAGACGCGGGCTGGTGCGCGGATGTGCTCGAGGCCCCCGAGGGCGTGCCCGCATCGGAGGCCGTGCCCGACCCGCGACTCCGTCCCAATCAGTTGCTGGCCGTTACGCTGGGCTGCATAGATGGCAGCAGAGCCCGTCGCATGGTGGATGCGGCCACCCGCCACCTCCTGGTGCCCGGGGCGCTCCGGAGCCTGGCGCCCCTGCCTGCGGAGCCGCCCCGCCCCCTCCATGCCGCCGATGGAAGGCCGCTCAACGACCCGATCCATCCCTACTGGGGCCAGTACCAAGGGGACGAGGATACCCGGCGCAAGCCGGCCTATCACAATGGGACCGCTTGGGTCTGGTGGCTCCCGATTTACTGCGAAGCGCTGGCGGCGGCCTGGGATTTCGATGCTGCGGCCGTCGCAGCAGCCCGGGCCCAGATCGGCGGTCTAGGGCGCCTTCTGGGAGAAGGCTGTCTGGGCCATCTCCCGGAAATCCTGGATGGCGATGCGCCCCACCGGCCCAGGGGGTGCGATGCCCAAGCCTGGAGCGCCAGCGAGGCGCTGCGGGTCTGGATGCGGCTGAAGCAGCCGCATTCCTGA
- the glgP gene encoding alpha-glucan family phosphorylase: MESMRDKLLILAQNLWWTWRPEVRAIFHELDEDFYTRVHRSPVAVLKELDEAQVEERIRETDLPSRIDRARRQLTEYLNPVTTWGLIRAGALQSRPVAYFSAEFGLHECIPIYSGGLGILAGDHLKGASDLGVPLVGVGLLYREGYVHQVLDKEYWQQDVVEPFFVKDLPLDMVKDVDGKPLRVGVELPGRMVFLRIQMADVGRVKLLLLDTNDPDNDQPDQQLAARLYGGDQRIRIQQELLLGVGGMRALRSLGITPGALHLNEGHSAFAILEWARQKKEVCGTDAWKALREVAASTVFTTHTPVEAGHDRFPPDLAEDHLRFLSEGLGLHLQEVLGLGRTHPHDPTEPFMPTAMALRHARRANGVSALHGAVAREMWRALWTDCRCEDVPIGHVTNGVHLSTWLAPEMNSLYTTRLSPAWKESLAHPSTWTSIESIDPGEIWEVRQVMKARTIRFVRAHVARTRERLGLPPLDPPPLEPEALTIGFARRFVPYKRPDLLFTDLDRLAALLNNPKRPVNLVFAGRAHPADREGKALIQRVAKFADEARFNHRIVFLEGHNIHVGRQLYQGMDAWLNTPRRPMEACGTSGMKAVLNGALHISVLDGWWAEAYDGENGFAIGNGEVHVDPAIQHGRDAESLFRLLEDVVVPLYYDRGEDGVPRNWVRHVKRSIRTMAWRYNADRMVMDYVRELYLPAARVSSCQMPSP, translated from the coding sequence ATGGAATCCATGCGGGACAAGCTCCTGATCTTGGCCCAGAACCTTTGGTGGACCTGGAGGCCCGAGGTGCGGGCCATCTTCCACGAACTGGATGAGGATTTCTACACGCGGGTCCACCGCAGCCCCGTGGCGGTGCTCAAGGAGCTGGACGAGGCCCAGGTGGAGGAGCGCATCCGCGAAACGGACCTGCCCTCCCGCATCGACCGGGCGCGGCGGCAGCTCACGGAATACCTGAACCCGGTGACCACCTGGGGCCTCATCCGGGCGGGGGCCCTGCAGTCCAGGCCCGTGGCGTATTTCTCTGCGGAGTTCGGCCTGCACGAATGCATTCCGATCTACTCCGGAGGCCTGGGAATCCTGGCGGGGGACCATCTCAAAGGGGCTTCGGATCTCGGTGTTCCCCTGGTGGGCGTGGGCCTCCTCTACCGCGAAGGCTATGTCCACCAGGTGCTGGACAAGGAGTACTGGCAGCAGGACGTGGTGGAGCCTTTCTTCGTGAAGGATCTTCCCTTGGACATGGTCAAGGATGTGGATGGCAAACCCCTGCGGGTGGGGGTGGAACTCCCCGGCCGCATGGTGTTCCTGCGCATCCAGATGGCTGATGTGGGGCGTGTGAAACTCTTGCTCCTGGACACGAATGATCCCGACAACGACCAGCCCGACCAGCAGCTCGCCGCGCGGCTCTACGGCGGTGACCAGCGGATCCGCATCCAGCAGGAACTGCTCCTCGGCGTGGGCGGGATGCGGGCCTTGAGGAGCCTGGGCATCACGCCGGGAGCGCTGCACCTCAACGAGGGGCACAGCGCTTTCGCCATCCTCGAATGGGCGCGGCAGAAGAAGGAGGTCTGCGGCACGGATGCCTGGAAGGCGCTGCGGGAGGTGGCAGCCTCGACGGTGTTCACCACCCACACGCCCGTGGAGGCGGGCCACGACCGCTTCCCGCCGGACCTGGCGGAGGACCACCTGCGCTTCCTGTCCGAAGGCCTGGGCCTCCATCTGCAGGAGGTTCTCGGCCTGGGGCGGACCCATCCCCATGACCCCACCGAGCCGTTCATGCCCACCGCCATGGCGCTCCGCCACGCCCGGCGCGCCAACGGCGTCTCGGCCCTCCACGGAGCCGTGGCCCGGGAGATGTGGCGGGCGCTCTGGACCGACTGCCGCTGCGAAGACGTGCCCATCGGCCACGTGACCAACGGCGTGCATCTCTCCACCTGGCTGGCCCCGGAGATGAACAGCCTGTACACGACCCGCCTGAGCCCCGCCTGGAAGGAATCGCTGGCTCATCCTTCCACTTGGACCTCCATCGAATCCATCGACCCGGGGGAGATCTGGGAAGTGCGGCAGGTCATGAAAGCCCGGACCATCCGGTTCGTGCGGGCCCATGTGGCCCGGACGCGGGAACGCCTGGGCTTGCCGCCCCTGGATCCTCCGCCCCTGGAGCCGGAGGCCCTCACCATCGGGTTCGCCCGCCGGTTCGTGCCCTACAAGCGGCCGGACCTGCTCTTCACCGACCTGGACCGGCTGGCGGCGCTGCTCAACAATCCCAAGCGCCCGGTGAACCTGGTCTTCGCCGGCCGCGCCCACCCCGCGGACCGGGAGGGCAAGGCCCTGATCCAGCGGGTCGCGAAGTTCGCCGACGAAGCCAGGTTCAACCATCGGATCGTGTTCCTGGAAGGCCACAACATCCATGTGGGACGCCAGCTCTACCAGGGCATGGATGCCTGGCTCAACACGCCCCGGCGGCCCATGGAGGCCTGCGGAACCAGCGGCATGAAAGCGGTCCTCAACGGGGCGCTCCACATCTCCGTGCTGGATGGATGGTGGGCCGAAGCCTACGACGGCGAGAACGGCTTCGCGATTGGCAACGGCGAAGTGCACGTCGATCCGGCGATCCAGCACGGGCGGGATGCGGAGAGCCTCTTCCGGCTCCTGGAGGATGTGGTCGTTCCTCTCTACTACGACCGCGGCGAGGATGGGGTGCCGCGCAACTGGGTGCGCCATGTGAAACGCTCCATCCGGACCATGGCCTGGCGCTACAACGCGGACCGCATGGTCATGGACTATGTCCGGGAGCTCTACCTGCCCGCCGCCAGGGTCTCCTCCTGCCAGATGCCATCCCCTTGA
- a CDS encoding HD domain-containing protein: MTNGSIYQHQDGLACVSGVQPLRERLRELHRVIQVRLPFVARVAVALVDEGTHTLKTYVHSSGDDNPLSNYEASLEEAPSLRETIHMRSPRVVNDLSLFQDGEHVHTRRIWEQGYRASYALPVFQESRLAAFVFFNSREKECFTPAVLEDLDLFGHLIGQMVNEEQGKYKILLAALRTAIQMIHQRDPELGGHLERMAHFSRIIARHLNGLGRYDFNDQLVEHIFQFAPLHDVGKIGIPDRVLMKTGRLDQTEKALMRTHTSLGRQLVDNIAKSFGIESMEQISLLRSVTELHHEAMDGSGYPKSLRGEEIPIEARIIAVADVFDALTSERPYKQAWSNDDAFAYLIKEGETTLDRDCIEAMILNREAVERIQTLFRD, from the coding sequence ATGACGAACGGATCGATCTACCAGCACCAGGATGGACTCGCCTGCGTGAGCGGCGTCCAACCGCTGCGCGAACGCCTGAGGGAATTGCACAGGGTCATCCAGGTCCGGCTTCCCTTCGTGGCCAGGGTCGCCGTGGCCTTGGTGGATGAAGGCACCCACACCCTGAAGACCTATGTGCACAGCAGCGGGGATGACAATCCGCTCTCCAACTACGAGGCCTCCCTGGAAGAAGCGCCTTCCCTCAGGGAGACGATCCATATGCGGAGCCCGCGGGTGGTGAACGATCTGTCCCTGTTCCAGGATGGGGAACATGTCCACACCCGGCGGATCTGGGAGCAGGGGTACCGGGCGAGCTACGCCCTGCCCGTCTTCCAGGAATCCCGGCTGGCCGCCTTCGTGTTCTTCAATTCCCGGGAGAAGGAATGCTTCACACCGGCGGTGCTGGAGGACCTGGACCTCTTCGGCCACCTCATCGGCCAGATGGTCAACGAGGAGCAGGGCAAATACAAGATTCTCCTGGCGGCCCTTCGCACGGCCATCCAGATGATCCACCAGCGCGATCCGGAGCTGGGAGGCCATCTGGAGCGGATGGCCCACTTCTCCCGCATCATCGCGCGGCACCTCAACGGCCTCGGCCGCTACGACTTCAATGACCAATTGGTCGAGCACATCTTCCAGTTCGCACCGCTCCACGATGTGGGCAAGATCGGGATTCCGGACCGGGTGCTCATGAAGACCGGGAGGCTGGATCAAACGGAGAAGGCGCTGATGCGCACCCACACCTCCCTGGGGCGCCAGTTGGTGGACAACATCGCCAAAAGCTTCGGCATCGAGTCCATGGAACAGATCAGCCTCCTGAGATCCGTGACCGAGCTGCATCACGAAGCCATGGACGGCAGCGGCTATCCGAAGAGCCTGCGCGGGGAGGAGATCCCCATCGAGGCCAGGATCATCGCAGTGGCCGACGTGTTCGACGCGCTCACCAGCGAGCGCCCCTACAAGCAGGCATGGAGCAACGACGACGCCTTCGCCTACTTGATCAAGGAGGGGGAGACCACCCTGGACCGGGACTGCATCGAAGCCATGATCCTGAACCGCGAGGCCGTGGAACGCATCCAGACCCTCTTCAGGGACTGA